One region of Streptomyces davaonensis JCM 4913 genomic DNA includes:
- the dapF gene encoding diaminopimelate epimerase — protein MSTRIAFLKGHGTENDFVIVPDPENAIDLPPSAVAALCDRRAGIGGDGLLHVVRSAAHPEAKDMAAEAEWFMDYRNGDGSIAEMCGNGVRVFARYLQRAGHATEGDLAIATRGGVKRVHLAKNGDVTVGMGKARLPEGDVTVSVGERSWPARNVNMGNPHAVAFVADLAHAGNLYEPPPFSPASAYPDGVNVEFVVDRGPRHVALRVHERGAGETRSCGTGACAVAVATARRDGADPAVTGTPSTYTVDVPGGTLVITELPDGEIEMTGPAVIVAEGEFDATWLTTLAG, from the coding sequence ATGAGCACGCGGATCGCCTTCCTCAAGGGTCACGGCACCGAGAACGACTTCGTGATCGTCCCGGACCCCGAGAACGCCATCGACCTGCCCCCGTCCGCTGTCGCCGCGCTGTGCGACCGGCGCGCGGGCATCGGCGGGGACGGACTGCTGCACGTCGTGCGGTCCGCCGCGCACCCCGAGGCCAAGGACATGGCGGCCGAGGCGGAGTGGTTCATGGATTACCGCAACGGCGACGGCTCGATCGCGGAGATGTGCGGCAACGGCGTCCGCGTCTTCGCCCGCTACCTCCAGCGCGCGGGACACGCCACCGAGGGAGACCTCGCGATCGCCACGCGCGGGGGCGTCAAGCGCGTGCACCTCGCCAAGAACGGCGACGTCACCGTCGGCATGGGCAAGGCGCGCCTGCCCGAGGGCGACGTCACGGTGAGCGTCGGCGAGCGAAGCTGGCCCGCGCGGAACGTGAACATGGGCAATCCGCACGCGGTGGCCTTCGTGGCGGACCTCGCACACGCCGGGAACCTGTACGAGCCGCCGCCGTTCAGCCCGGCCTCGGCCTACCCGGACGGTGTGAACGTCGAGTTCGTCGTCGACCGCGGGCCCCGGCACGTCGCCCTGCGCGTGCACGAGCGCGGCGCGGGGGAGACCCGCTCCTGCGGCACGGGCGCGTGCGCCGTCGCCGTCGCCACGGCCCGCCGCGACGGCGCCGACCCGGCGGTCACCGGCACTCCGTCGACGTACACCGTCGACGTCCCCGGCGGCACCCTGGTGATCACCGAGCTCCCCGACGGCGAGATCGAGATGACCGGCCCCGCGGTGATCGTCGCCGAGGGCGAGTTCGACGCGACCTGGCTGACGACCCTCGCGGGCTGA
- the miaA gene encoding tRNA (adenosine(37)-N6)-dimethylallyltransferase MiaA, with translation MSSAPSAPRVIAVVGPTAAGKSDLGVFLARQLGGEVVNADSMQLYRGMDIGTAKLTPEERDGVPHHLLDIWDITVTASVAEYQRLARERIDALLAEGRWPILVGGSGLYVRGAVDNLEFPGTDPEVRARLEDELTLRGSGALHARLAAADPDAAHAILPSNGRRIVRALEVIEITGQPFTANLPGHDSVYDTVQIGVDVTRPELDDRITRRVDRMWDAGLVEEVRALEAQGLREGRTASRALGYQQVLAALAGECTMTEARAETVRATKRFARRQDSWFRRDPRVHWLSGAAADLTELPHLALALVERPVTA, from the coding sequence GTGAGCAGCGCACCCTCCGCCCCCCGCGTCATCGCCGTCGTCGGTCCCACCGCGGCCGGAAAGTCCGATCTGGGCGTCTTCCTGGCCCGACAGCTCGGCGGCGAGGTCGTCAACGCCGACTCCATGCAGCTCTACCGCGGGATGGACATCGGCACCGCCAAGCTGACGCCCGAGGAACGGGACGGCGTCCCCCATCATCTGCTGGACATCTGGGACATCACCGTCACCGCGTCCGTCGCCGAGTACCAGCGGCTCGCCCGCGAGCGGATCGACGCGCTGCTCGCCGAGGGACGCTGGCCGATCCTCGTCGGCGGCTCCGGCCTGTACGTCCGCGGTGCCGTCGACAACCTGGAGTTCCCCGGCACCGACCCCGAGGTCCGCGCCCGCCTGGAGGACGAACTCACCCTGCGCGGCTCGGGCGCCCTGCACGCCCGGCTCGCCGCCGCCGACCCGGACGCCGCGCACGCGATCCTGCCCAGCAACGGCCGCCGTATCGTCCGCGCCCTCGAGGTGATCGAGATCACCGGCCAGCCCTTCACGGCCAACCTGCCGGGCCATGACTCGGTCTACGACACCGTGCAGATCGGCGTCGACGTCACCCGCCCCGAACTCGACGACCGCATCACCCGCCGGGTCGACCGGATGTGGGACGCGGGGCTCGTCGAGGAAGTGCGCGCACTGGAGGCGCAGGGGTTGCGCGAGGGGCGTACGGCCTCGCGCGCGCTCGGCTACCAGCAGGTGCTCGCGGCGCTCGCCGGGGAGTGCACCATGACGGAGGCCCGCGCCGAGACCGTACGTGCCACCAAACGCTTCGCGCGCCGTCAGGATTCATGGTTCAGGCGCGATCCGCGGGTGCACTGGCTGAGTGGGGCTGCGGCGGATCTCACAGAACTTCCGCACCTCGCACTGGCGTTGGTCGAACGACCGGTTACAGCCTGA
- a CDS encoding antitoxin, translating into MGLLNNLKAKLGPAKGKVSDLAQQHGGKIQHGLDKAAKVVDEKTKGKYSDKIQTGTGKAKGAMDRLAHKDDGTGGGTGTGGDTTPPPAS; encoded by the coding sequence ATGGGTCTCCTGAACAATCTGAAGGCCAAGCTCGGCCCGGCCAAGGGCAAGGTGTCCGACCTCGCCCAGCAGCACGGGGGCAAGATCCAGCACGGTCTGGACAAGGCTGCCAAGGTCGTCGACGAGAAGACCAAGGGCAAGTACAGCGACAAGATCCAGACGGGCACGGGCAAGGCCAAGGGCGCCATGGACCGACTCGCGCACAAGGACGACGGAACGGGCGGCGGGACGGGCACGGGCGGAGACACCACCCCGCCTCCGGCTTCCTGA
- a CDS encoding class III extradiol dioxygenase subunit B-like domain-containing protein has translation MLVAAAVCPCPPLLVPEVAAGAAPELDAARAACADALGVLAAARPDRLVVVGPAGQEGHGAHPEGARGSFRGFGVEVDVRLGTEQADDTARELPSSLAVAAWLLERTGWADAPIEGLGVGEPLDAERCIEVGREIAAGPERVAMLVMGDASVCRTLKAPGYLDERAEPFDTAVARALGAADVAALKTMDTQLARELKASGRAPWQVLAGAAEDAGLSGALLYESAPYGVGYVVATWS, from the coding sequence ATGCTTGTCGCCGCCGCTGTCTGCCCCTGCCCACCGCTGCTCGTGCCCGAGGTCGCCGCGGGTGCCGCGCCCGAACTGGACGCTGCCCGCGCGGCGTGCGCGGACGCGCTCGGCGTACTCGCCGCCGCCCGGCCCGACCGGCTGGTGGTCGTCGGGCCCGCGGGGCAGGAGGGGCACGGGGCGCATCCGGAGGGGGCGCGGGGCTCCTTCCGCGGCTTCGGCGTCGAGGTCGACGTACGGCTGGGGACGGAGCAGGCGGACGACACCGCGCGGGAACTGCCGTCCTCGCTGGCGGTCGCCGCATGGCTGCTGGAGCGGACGGGGTGGGCCGACGCCCCGATCGAGGGACTCGGGGTGGGGGAACCCCTGGACGCCGAGCGGTGTATCGAAGTCGGAAGGGAAATCGCCGCGGGCCCCGAACGCGTGGCGATGCTGGTGATGGGCGACGCCAGCGTCTGCCGCACGCTCAAGGCACCCGGCTACCTAGACGAGCGCGCGGAGCCCTTCGACACGGCCGTCGCGCGGGCGCTGGGCGCGGCGGACGTGGCCGCGCTCAAGACGATGGACACCCAACTGGCGCGGGAACTGAAGGCGTCCGGCCGGGCGCCCTGGCAGGTGCTCGCGGGCGCCGCCGAGGACGCCGGGCTGTCCGGCGCGCTGCTGTACGAGAGCGCGCCGTACGGCGTCGGGTACGTGGTCGCGACCTGGTCGTAG
- the miaB gene encoding tRNA (N6-isopentenyl adenosine(37)-C2)-methylthiotransferase MiaB: MSSIDRSHTVDVKRTYEVRTYGCQMNVHDSERLSGLLEDAGYVRAPEGADGDADVVVFNTCAVRENADNRLYGNLGRLAPKKASRPGMQIAVGGCLAQKDRDTIVKKAPWVDVVFGTHNIGKLPVLLERARVQEEAQVEIAESLEAFPSTLPTRRESAYAAWVSISVGCNNTCTFCIVPALRGKEKDRRTGDILAEIEALVGEGVSEITLLGQNVNAYGSDIGDREAFSKLLRACGSIEGLERVRFTSPHPRDFTDDVIAAMAETPNVMPQLHMPLQSGSDTVLKAMRRSYRSERYLGIIEKVRAAIPHAAITTDIIVGFPGETEEDFEQTMHVVREARFTQAFTFQYSKRPGTPAATMDDQIPKEVVQARYERLVALQEEISWEENKKQVGRTLELMVAEGEGRKDGATHRLSGRAPDNRLVHFTKPDQEVRPGDVVTVEITYAAPHHLLAEGAVLDVRRTRAGDAWEKRNAEQAAKSAGVMLGLPTVGVPEPLPVVTGGCAVD; encoded by the coding sequence ATGAGCAGCATCGACCGGAGCCACACCGTGGACGTCAAGCGAACGTATGAGGTGCGCACCTACGGGTGCCAGATGAACGTCCACGACTCCGAGCGATTGTCCGGGCTGCTGGAGGACGCCGGTTACGTCCGTGCCCCCGAGGGCGCCGACGGCGACGCCGACGTCGTCGTCTTCAACACCTGCGCCGTCCGCGAGAACGCCGACAACCGGCTCTACGGCAACCTCGGGCGGCTCGCGCCGAAGAAGGCGTCGCGTCCCGGGATGCAGATCGCGGTGGGCGGCTGCCTCGCGCAGAAGGACCGCGACACCATCGTGAAGAAGGCGCCCTGGGTGGACGTCGTCTTCGGCACGCACAACATCGGCAAACTGCCCGTCCTGCTGGAGCGCGCCCGCGTGCAGGAGGAGGCGCAGGTCGAGATCGCCGAGTCCCTGGAGGCGTTCCCCTCCACGCTGCCGACCCGGCGCGAGAGCGCGTACGCGGCGTGGGTGTCGATCTCCGTCGGCTGCAACAACACCTGCACCTTCTGCATCGTCCCGGCCCTGCGCGGCAAGGAGAAGGACCGTCGCACCGGCGACATCCTCGCCGAGATCGAGGCCCTGGTCGGCGAGGGCGTCTCCGAGATCACGCTGCTCGGCCAGAACGTCAACGCCTACGGCTCCGACATCGGCGACCGCGAGGCGTTCAGCAAGCTGCTGCGGGCCTGCGGGTCCATCGAGGGCCTGGAGCGCGTCCGCTTCACCTCCCCGCACCCGCGTGACTTCACGGACGACGTGATCGCGGCGATGGCCGAGACGCCGAACGTGATGCCGCAGCTCCACATGCCGCTCCAGTCCGGCTCGGACACGGTCCTGAAGGCGATGCGCCGCTCGTACCGCTCGGAGCGCTACCTGGGGATCATCGAGAAGGTCCGCGCGGCCATCCCGCACGCCGCGATCACCACCGACATCATCGTGGGCTTCCCCGGCGAGACCGAGGAGGACTTCGAGCAGACGATGCACGTCGTCCGCGAGGCCCGCTTCACCCAGGCCTTCACCTTCCAGTACTCCAAGCGCCCCGGAACCCCGGCCGCGACCATGGACGACCAGATCCCCAAGGAGGTCGTCCAGGCGCGCTACGAGCGTCTCGTCGCCCTTCAGGAGGAGATCTCCTGGGAGGAGAACAAGAAGCAGGTCGGCCGCACCCTGGAGCTGATGGTCGCCGAGGGCGAGGGCCGCAAGGACGGCGCCACCCACCGCCTCTCCGGCCGCGCCCCCGACAACCGCCTGGTCCACTTCACCAAGCCCGACCAGGAGGTCCGCCCCGGCGACGTGGTCACGGTCGAGATCACCTACGCCGCTCCCCACCACCTCCTCGCGGAGGGCGCGGTCCTCGATGTGCGCCGCACGCGCGCGGGTGACGCCTGGGAGAAGCGGAACGCCGAGCAGGCCGCCAAGTCGGCGGGCGTGATGCTGGGGCTGCCGACGGTCGGCGTTCCGGAGCCGCTGCCGGTGGTCACCGGAGGCTGTGCCGTCGACTGA
- a CDS encoding glycoside hydrolase family 5 protein yields the protein MTTRMSFLRAALVAVLLLVPLTSVPARAADEADWTGPLSTRGRWIVDADGDRFKLRSGNWHGASGTWNGSGSTEDDANHHAGENSGRIPLGLDRAPMDEIIAGFREIGINSIRLPFSNEMIRDSRPVTDDAVAANPSLRGKTPLQVYDVVVRELTAAGLAVILNNHTNTTRWCCGVDGNERWNASQSTAAWETDWLFMANRYKDNKRVVGADLYNEVRRNIWDDPNWGWGNDHDWFAASQRVADRLLLEANPDLLIIVEGINWTGIPIDGFAHERPTLEPVRRLSHTLVDSGKLVYSAHFYDYTGPNHSGATGTGETTDPRYRDLSPSELISVLNRQAFYVASEPDQHFTAPVWISEFGVGGREETGARQRAWFENFVDHLIRMDADFAYWPLVGWHEGRTGNGWALLHWDAAGNRMGVHDGDDWRSAAWTRLTSAQGRTGQVAPVADWSMLSPDHGDFIASRRMRARPDWDPGARKAVCPDGQRLSGLSHTGNRGLCSDVGLSSGTTGAYEVVVDERHVRPGQDWASGYTKLQCPDGFVLTGYSVRGAAVSAALCSAALVGATGGRTVWFDRGDNRGASPKGGDFAYGHYKGQCADDEYAAGIAYTGRVGSGRTPDALYCRRV from the coding sequence ATGACAACACGGATGAGCTTCCTCAGGGCGGCCCTGGTCGCCGTACTGCTCCTCGTGCCTTTGACGTCCGTCCCCGCGCGGGCGGCCGACGAGGCGGACTGGACGGGCCCGCTCAGCACCCGGGGCCGCTGGATCGTCGACGCGGACGGCGACCGGTTCAAGCTGCGCTCGGGCAACTGGCACGGCGCCAGCGGCACGTGGAACGGCTCGGGCAGCACCGAGGACGACGCCAACCATCACGCGGGCGAGAACTCCGGCCGTATCCCGCTCGGCCTGGACCGTGCCCCCATGGACGAGATCATCGCCGGGTTCCGCGAGATCGGCATCAACAGCATCCGGCTGCCCTTCTCCAACGAGATGATCCGCGACTCCCGCCCCGTCACCGACGACGCCGTGGCCGCCAACCCGTCACTGCGCGGCAAGACCCCGCTCCAGGTCTACGACGTGGTGGTCCGCGAACTGACCGCCGCCGGACTCGCCGTCATCCTCAACAACCACACCAACACCACCCGCTGGTGCTGCGGAGTCGACGGCAACGAGCGCTGGAACGCCAGTCAGTCCACAGCCGCCTGGGAGACCGACTGGCTCTTCATGGCGAACCGCTACAAGGACAACAAACGGGTCGTCGGCGCCGACCTCTACAACGAGGTCCGCCGGAACATCTGGGACGACCCCAACTGGGGCTGGGGCAACGACCACGACTGGTTCGCGGCCTCGCAGCGGGTCGCCGACCGGCTGCTGCTGGAGGCCAACCCGGACCTGCTGATCATCGTCGAGGGCATCAACTGGACCGGCATCCCCATCGACGGCTTCGCCCACGAGCGCCCCACCCTGGAGCCCGTGCGCCGCCTCTCGCACACCCTCGTCGACTCCGGCAAGCTCGTGTACTCCGCCCACTTCTACGACTACACGGGCCCCAACCACAGCGGCGCCACCGGGACCGGCGAGACCACCGACCCCCGCTATCGCGACCTGAGCCCGAGCGAACTGATCTCGGTCCTGAACCGCCAGGCATTCTACGTCGCCTCCGAACCGGACCAGCACTTCACCGCCCCCGTCTGGATCAGCGAGTTCGGCGTCGGGGGCCGCGAGGAGACCGGCGCCAGGCAGCGCGCCTGGTTCGAGAACTTCGTCGACCACCTCATCCGCATGGACGCGGACTTCGCGTACTGGCCCCTCGTCGGCTGGCACGAGGGCCGCACGGGCAACGGCTGGGCGCTCCTGCACTGGGACGCGGCGGGCAACCGGATGGGCGTCCACGACGGCGACGACTGGCGCTCCGCCGCCTGGACCCGGCTGACGTCGGCACAGGGGCGGACCGGACAGGTGGCACCCGTGGCCGACTGGTCCATGCTCAGCCCCGACCACGGCGACTTCATCGCCTCCCGGCGGATGCGGGCCCGGCCCGACTGGGACCCCGGCGCCCGCAAGGCCGTCTGCCCGGACGGACAGCGTCTGTCGGGGCTCAGCCACACCGGGAACCGCGGGCTCTGCTCGGACGTTGGCCTGTCGTCGGGGACGACAGGGGCGTACGAGGTGGTCGTCGACGAACGGCACGTCCGGCCGGGCCAGGACTGGGCGTCCGGCTACACCAAACTCCAGTGCCCGGACGGCTTCGTGCTCACCGGCTACAGCGTCCGGGGCGCCGCGGTCTCGGCCGCGCTGTGCTCGGCTGCCCTGGTCGGCGCCACCGGCGGCCGTACGGTCTGGTTCGACCGGGGCGACAACCGCGGGGCGTCACCCAAGGGCGGGGACTTCGCGTACGGCCACTACAAGGGGCAGTGCGCGGACGACGAGTACGCGGCCGGCATCGCGTACACGGGCCGAGTGGGCTCGGGACGGACGCCGGACGCGCTGTACTGCCGTCGGGTGTGA
- a CDS encoding response regulator, with amino-acid sequence MTTPIRVLLADDHTLVRRGVRLILDGEPDLEVVAEASDGAEAVALARAGEVDLAVLDIAMPRMTGLQAARELSRRLPDLRILILTMYDNEQYFFEALKAGAGGYVLKSVADRDLVEACRAAVRDEPFIYPGAERALVRSYLERLHGGDRLPERPVTEREEEILKLVAEGHTSKEIGELLFISAKTVERHRANLLQKLGVRDRLELTRYAIRAGLIEP; translated from the coding sequence ATGACCACGCCGATACGTGTCCTGCTCGCCGACGACCACACCCTGGTCCGCCGTGGCGTGCGGCTCATCCTGGACGGCGAGCCGGATCTGGAGGTCGTCGCCGAGGCCTCCGACGGTGCCGAGGCGGTCGCGCTGGCCCGCGCGGGGGAGGTGGATCTCGCGGTGCTGGACATCGCCATGCCGCGGATGACCGGCCTCCAGGCGGCCCGGGAACTCTCCCGCCGGCTGCCGGACCTGCGGATCCTGATCCTGACCATGTACGACAACGAGCAGTACTTCTTCGAGGCGCTGAAGGCGGGCGCGGGCGGCTATGTGCTCAAGTCCGTCGCCGACCGCGATCTGGTCGAGGCGTGCCGGGCCGCCGTACGCGACGAACCGTTCATCTACCCCGGGGCCGAGCGGGCTCTGGTGCGCTCCTACCTGGAGCGGCTGCACGGGGGTGACCGGCTGCCCGAGCGGCCGGTGACCGAGCGGGAGGAGGAGATCCTCAAGCTGGTCGCCGAGGGGCACACCTCGAAGGAGATCGGTGAGCTGCTCTTCATCAGCGCCAAGACGGTCGAGCGGCACCGGGCCAACCTGCTCCAGAAGCTGGGCGTGCGGGACCGGCTGGAACTGACCCGGTATGCCATACGCGCGGGGCTCATCGAGCCCTGA
- a CDS encoding sensor histidine kinase, with product MSLFWRIFSLNAVGLVVATALLLGPVTVSTPVLPAEALVVVVGLALLLVGNAVVLRLGLAPLQRLGRAMADADLLRPGARAVVAGPAEATELITTYNTMLDRLQSERAAGAARALSAQERERHRIARELHDEVGQTLTAVLLQLKRVADRAPEGLREEVAQAQEATRAGLDEIRRIARRLRPGVLEELGLVSALRSLAGEFTTHGLSVRPQLPAELPPLTEESELVLYRVAQEGLTNTARHAAADRAEISLEPVSHGVELVVRDNGKGLGAAPEGAGIRGMRERALLVGAELSVRPGPGGGTEVRLRVPAATGSGR from the coding sequence GTGTCCCTGTTCTGGCGGATCTTCTCGCTCAACGCCGTCGGCCTGGTCGTGGCCACGGCGCTGCTGCTGGGCCCGGTCACCGTCTCGACCCCCGTGCTGCCCGCCGAGGCGCTCGTCGTGGTCGTGGGCCTCGCGCTGCTGCTGGTCGGCAACGCCGTCGTGCTGCGCCTCGGGCTCGCCCCGCTCCAGCGTCTCGGCCGCGCCATGGCCGACGCCGACCTGCTGCGCCCCGGCGCCCGCGCGGTGGTCGCCGGTCCGGCCGAGGCGACCGAGCTGATCACGACGTACAACACGATGCTCGACCGGCTCCAGAGCGAGCGGGCCGCCGGGGCCGCCCGCGCGTTGTCGGCACAGGAGCGGGAGCGGCACCGCATCGCGCGGGAGCTGCACGACGAGGTCGGCCAGACCCTGACCGCCGTGCTGCTCCAGCTCAAGCGGGTCGCCGACCGGGCGCCCGAGGGGCTGCGCGAGGAGGTGGCCCAGGCGCAGGAGGCCACCCGCGCGGGGCTCGACGAGATCCGGCGCATCGCCCGCCGGCTGCGCCCCGGCGTCCTGGAGGAACTCGGCCTGGTCAGCGCCCTGCGCTCACTGGCCGGCGAGTTCACCACGCACGGCCTGTCGGTACGCCCTCAGCTCCCTGCCGAACTGCCCCCGCTCACCGAGGAGTCCGAACTCGTGCTCTACCGGGTCGCCCAGGAGGGCCTGACCAACACCGCCCGGCACGCGGCCGCCGACCGCGCGGAGATCAGCCTCGAGCCCGTGTCCCACGGAGTCGAACTCGTCGTACGCGACAACGGCAAGGGACTCGGCGCCGCCCCGGAGGGCGCCGGAATCCGCGGGATGCGGGAGCGGGCGCTGCTGGTGGGGGCGGAGCTGTCGGTGCGGCCGGGGCCCGGGGGCGGCACGGAGGTACGGCTGCGGGTGCCGGCCGCGACCGGGAGCGGCCGCTGA
- a CDS encoding TrkA C-terminal domain-containing protein: MSAPRLRATPLPGIGVQYDLVTREHRHLSVVAHRDGGRTVNVYRTDDPDSCLQSLRLTGSEADSLIDALKPSHHSASLLYTTDLGLVAERIEVAATSRWNGRLLGDTRMRTETGASVVAVLRRAEAIPSPAPDFRLMGGDTLIVIGTREGVDSAASILGRE, from the coding sequence GTGTCTGCACCACGTCTGAGGGCGACACCGCTGCCCGGCATCGGGGTCCAGTACGACCTCGTGACACGGGAACACCGCCATCTGTCCGTGGTGGCACACCGGGACGGGGGCCGCACGGTGAACGTCTACCGGACCGACGATCCCGACTCCTGCCTTCAGTCCCTGCGGCTGACCGGATCGGAGGCGGACTCGCTGATCGACGCGCTGAAGCCGTCGCACCACAGCGCGAGCCTGCTGTACACGACCGATCTGGGCCTGGTGGCCGAGCGGATCGAGGTGGCCGCGACCTCGCGCTGGAACGGGCGGCTGCTGGGCGACACCCGGATGCGCACCGAGACGGGCGCCTCCGTGGTGGCGGTGCTGCGCCGGGCCGAGGCGATCCCCTCACCGGCGCCGGACTTCCGGCTGATGGGCGGTGACACTCTGATCGTCATCGGCACCCGCGAGGGCGTGGACTCCGCCGCGTCGATACTCGGGCGGGAGTGA
- a CDS encoding cation:proton antiporter — protein sequence MHSAILLIEFGSIILGLGLLGRVAARFRLSPIPLYLLAGLAFGKGGLLPLGASEEFVAAGAEIGVILLLLMLGLEYTAGDLVTNLKSHYPAGLVDGALNALPGAATALLLGWGPVAAVVLAGVTWISSSGVIAKVLGDLGRVGNRETPVILSVLVLEDLAMAVYLPIVTALVAGAGLVTGSITLAIALGSAGLVLFAAVRYGRVISRFVSSDDPEKLLLVVLGLTILVAGVAQQLQVSAAVGAFLVGIALSGEVAEGAHTLLSPLRDLFAAVFFVFFGLHTDPASIPPVLLPALALAIVTAGTKIATGYWAARRAGISEKGRWRTGGALVARGEFSIVIAGLAVGAGIEPSSLGPLATAYVLILVIVGPLTARFTEPVAMWWTGRRKTEPREAAEEAAPL from the coding sequence GTGCATTCCGCCATCCTGCTGATCGAGTTCGGCTCGATCATCCTCGGCCTGGGTCTGCTCGGCCGGGTGGCCGCCCGTTTCCGGCTCTCGCCGATCCCGCTGTATCTGCTCGCCGGGCTGGCGTTCGGCAAGGGCGGGCTGCTGCCGCTCGGGGCGAGCGAGGAGTTCGTCGCGGCGGGCGCGGAGATCGGCGTCATCCTGCTGCTGCTGATGCTCGGCCTGGAGTACACGGCCGGCGATCTGGTCACCAACCTCAAGTCCCACTACCCGGCGGGCCTGGTCGACGGCGCGCTCAACGCCCTGCCCGGGGCGGCGACCGCCCTGCTGCTCGGCTGGGGTCCCGTCGCGGCCGTCGTGCTGGCCGGCGTCACCTGGATCTCGTCGTCCGGCGTCATCGCGAAGGTCCTGGGCGACCTGGGCCGGGTGGGCAACCGCGAGACACCGGTCATCCTCAGCGTCCTGGTCCTGGAGGACCTGGCGATGGCGGTGTACCTGCCGATCGTGACCGCCCTGGTCGCCGGGGCGGGCCTGGTCACGGGCAGCATCACGCTGGCGATCGCCCTCGGCTCGGCGGGCCTCGTCCTGTTCGCCGCGGTCCGCTACGGCCGCGTCATCTCCCGCTTCGTCTCCAGCGACGACCCCGAGAAGCTGCTGCTGGTGGTGCTCGGCCTGACCATCCTGGTCGCCGGTGTCGCCCAGCAGCTCCAGGTGTCCGCCGCGGTGGGCGCCTTCCTGGTGGGCATCGCGCTGTCGGGGGAGGTCGCCGAGGGCGCGCACACGCTGCTCAGCCCCTTGCGGGACCTGTTCGCCGCGGTGTTCTTCGTCTTCTTCGGGCTGCACACCGACCCGGCGAGCATCCCGCCGGTCCTGCTGCCCGCGCTCGCGCTGGCGATCGTGACCGCCGGGACGAAGATCGCCACGGGCTACTGGGCCGCGCGCCGGGCGGGCATCTCGGAGAAGGGCCGCTGGCGAACGGGCGGGGCGCTGGTGGCCCGCGGCGAGTTCTCCATCGTCATCGCGGGCCTGGCGGTCGGCGCGGGCATCGAACCGTCGTCCCTGGGCCCCCTCGCGACCGCTTACGTCCTCATCCTCGTCATCGTGGGCCCCCTCACAGCACGCTTCACGGAGCCGGTGGCGATGTGGTGGACGGGACGCCGGAAGACGGAGCCACGGGAGGCGGCGGAGGAGGCGGCGCCCCTTTAG
- a CDS encoding pyrophosphohydrolase domain-containing protein translates to MSSSPADLVRAFHHAFGLDARSTPTEVAPEMAAHRGELLAEEAAEVAEVAVTGPLDKLAHELADVVYVAYGTALVHGIDLDAVIAEVHRSNMTKLGPDGHVARRADGKVLKGEHYQAPDVAEVLRRQGWGEGS, encoded by the coding sequence ATGAGCTCCTCGCCCGCAGATCTGGTCCGTGCCTTCCACCATGCCTTCGGGCTCGACGCCCGCAGTACGCCGACCGAGGTCGCGCCGGAAATGGCCGCGCACCGGGGCGAGTTGCTCGCGGAGGAGGCGGCGGAGGTCGCCGAGGTCGCCGTGACGGGACCGCTGGACAAGCTGGCGCACGAACTGGCGGACGTGGTGTACGTCGCGTACGGCACGGCTCTCGTCCACGGGATCGACCTCGACGCGGTGATCGCCGAGGTGCACCGCTCCAACATGACCAAGCTGGGGCCCGACGGACACGTGGCCCGCCGGGCCGACGGCAAGGTCCTCAAGGGGGAGCACTACCAGGCCCCGGACGTGGCGGAGGTGCTGCGGCGGCAGGGGTGGGGCGAGGGGTCCTGA